One region of Nitrospiraceae bacterium genomic DNA includes:
- a CDS encoding PAS domain S-box protein, translating to MLTRPDPTPMRSSGTPSPAHSFIELRRQQVHQLFSLVPMAILASIINCGLVASILMDVIPTKIVSEWIVGIVGINVLWSGLVLAYRRASKPLLHPSTWLAWFVAGNCASGLIWGMAGIALYPPSSPSHQMFLALVLGGMAAGSTAVHAAYFPAFLAYSLPTTLPLTYQFFAQGDPPHQAVGIMGFTFLAVITVTAYRNFFMIKNTLTLEKENFRLIHQLEQAHSQAEALNRSLSQEIQTRIDIEKELLHHKDHLETLVGVRTADLQKSEARYRMVVERISDVIWVMNLEGSRFSYISPSLERLLGYSGHALDTLSPETILTSASMVTLREAIQQERAHYQSRTYKPNQSFLLVLEHQHHNGSSIWAEVRGSLLLDKNNLPIGITGVTRDVTERKKIEEEKQRLESQLLRSQKLESVGNLAGGIAHDFNNFLTTILGNITLTKQILPFSQEHQSYLERAERAALHAKHLTHQLLTFSKGGDPIKQPVALSELIKESSELALSGSSLICQTWADPNLWVVEADPGQINQVMQNLLMNAIHAMPHGGTITIRAENIQLSDPDVRSPLPLSAGPYVKVTITDEGIGIAEDHLPKIFEPYFTTKSSGHGLGLASTYAIVKKHAGHVTVDSQVGGGTTFTLYFPASPKATSSPKSLNLGIRRGQGKILVMDDEESIRVMAREMLSHCGYEVMIAKDGEEAVALYQQAMETHRPFLLVILDLTVPGKLGGMGTLTRLQQLDPQVKALVSSGYSNDPIMANYASHGFVGVITKPYSLIELSNMVHQRLWRQSPLATGQTPDQPGRISSISSSSH from the coding sequence ATGCTGACTCGGCCGGATCCGACCCCCATGAGATCCTCTGGAACCCCTTCCCCTGCTCACTCCTTCATCGAACTTCGTCGTCAACAGGTTCATCAACTGTTTTCCTTGGTCCCGATGGCCATTCTGGCCTCCATCATTAATTGTGGGCTGGTCGCATCTATTCTCATGGATGTCATTCCGACCAAGATCGTGTCGGAATGGATCGTCGGCATTGTGGGGATTAATGTTCTCTGGTCAGGTTTGGTCCTGGCCTATCGCCGCGCATCGAAACCCCTGTTACACCCAAGTACATGGTTGGCCTGGTTTGTTGCGGGAAATTGTGCCTCCGGACTGATTTGGGGCATGGCCGGCATTGCACTCTACCCCCCTTCTTCACCAAGCCATCAAATGTTTTTAGCCTTGGTGCTGGGAGGAATGGCGGCGGGCTCGACCGCCGTCCATGCAGCCTATTTTCCGGCTTTTTTGGCCTACAGTCTTCCCACAACCCTGCCTCTCACCTATCAATTTTTCGCGCAGGGTGACCCTCCCCATCAAGCCGTGGGGATCATGGGTTTCACCTTTCTCGCTGTGATAACGGTCACCGCCTACCGAAATTTTTTCATGATAAAAAACACGCTCACCCTGGAAAAAGAGAACTTTCGATTGATTCATCAATTGGAACAGGCCCACTCTCAAGCCGAAGCGCTCAATCGTTCATTAAGTCAGGAAATCCAGACCCGCATAGACATCGAAAAAGAACTCCTTCATCACAAAGACCACCTTGAAACTCTTGTGGGGGTCCGGACTGCCGATTTGCAAAAATCGGAAGCCCGGTATCGAATGGTGGTGGAAAGAATATCCGATGTCATTTGGGTCATGAACCTGGAGGGATCGAGGTTCTCCTACATCAGCCCTTCTCTGGAACGGTTGTTGGGGTATTCGGGTCATGCCCTTGACACGCTTTCGCCGGAGACTATTCTGACGTCTGCTTCCATGGTCACTCTGAGAGAGGCCATTCAACAAGAACGCGCTCATTACCAATCCCGTACTTACAAACCAAATCAGTCGTTTTTGCTAGTCTTGGAACACCAACATCACAATGGATCCTCAATCTGGGCGGAAGTGCGGGGAAGCCTCCTGCTCGACAAAAACAATCTCCCCATAGGCATTACGGGAGTCACAAGAGATGTGACAGAACGCAAAAAAATTGAAGAGGAAAAACAGCGTCTGGAATCTCAATTGCTTCGTTCCCAAAAATTGGAATCGGTGGGAAATCTCGCCGGCGGCATCGCTCATGATTTCAACAATTTCCTGACAACGATACTGGGAAATATTACTCTAACCAAACAAATCCTGCCATTTTCCCAGGAACACCAGTCCTACTTAGAACGAGCTGAACGTGCGGCTCTCCACGCCAAACACCTCACGCACCAATTGCTCACATTCTCGAAGGGCGGCGATCCCATTAAGCAACCGGTGGCCTTATCCGAGTTGATCAAGGAATCTTCCGAACTGGCTCTTTCCGGTTCATCGCTTATTTGCCAAACATGGGCGGATCCAAACCTATGGGTCGTTGAAGCCGACCCGGGGCAAATCAATCAGGTGATGCAAAATCTCCTTATGAATGCCATCCATGCGATGCCCCACGGAGGAACAATCACCATTCGCGCCGAAAACATCCAATTGTCCGATCCGGACGTCAGAAGCCCTCTGCCTCTTTCAGCCGGCCCCTATGTGAAAGTCACCATCACCGACGAAGGAATCGGAATCGCCGAAGATCATTTGCCCAAAATCTTTGAGCCATACTTTACGACAAAGTCGTCGGGACACGGATTGGGCTTGGCTTCCACCTATGCCATTGTCAAAAAACATGCCGGTCATGTGACCGTGGACTCCCAGGTCGGAGGAGGCACCACCTTCACACTCTACTTTCCTGCATCTCCCAAGGCCACCTCATCGCCCAAATCCTTGAACCTGGGCATTCGTCGGGGACAGGGAAAAATTTTAGTCATGGATGATGAAGAATCTATACGAGTCATGGCACGAGAAATGTTATCGCATTGTGGATACGAAGTGATGATCGCAAAGGATGGAGAAGAAGCGGTGGCCCTCTATCAACAGGCCATGGAGACTCATAGGCCATTTCTCTTAGTGATCTTAGACTTAACAGTCCCGGGAAAACTTGGCGGTATGGGAACCTTGACACGATTGCAACAACTTGACCCACAGGTCAAGGCGCTCGTCTCCAGCGGATATTCAAATGATCCCATCATGGCCAATTATGCCTCTCATGGATTCGTCGGGGTGATTACCAAACCCTATTCGCTGATCGAACTGAGCAACATGGTTCACCAAAGACTCTGGCGTCAATCTCCCCTGGCAACCGGACAAACCCCTGACCAGCCAGGGCGGATATCCTCTATCTCCTCTTCTTCCCACTAA
- a CDS encoding uracil-DNA glycosylase has protein sequence MKPLTLLQKTITDCTTCQRLTTYRQAVAKEKVKRFRDWVYWGRPIAGFGDPKAQVFVVGLAPAAHGGNRTGRVFTGDRSGDWLYEALHAFGFANQPDSTHREDGLTLKDCYVAAVVRCAPPANKPTKDEFAACRPYLQEEIRLLRRVKVVVALGKIAFDEYLRTCRIMGCQMPSPGPKFSHGAQYALSWGVTLVGSYHPSQQNTFTGTLTRPMFHGIFSTVRKLLTPS, from the coding sequence ATGAAACCGTTGACGCTTCTCCAGAAGACCATTACTGACTGTACGACCTGTCAACGTTTGACGACCTATCGTCAAGCCGTGGCCAAGGAAAAGGTCAAACGGTTTCGGGATTGGGTATATTGGGGACGGCCCATTGCAGGGTTCGGCGATCCCAAGGCTCAGGTCTTCGTGGTGGGCTTGGCCCCTGCGGCCCATGGAGGAAACCGCACGGGACGGGTGTTTACCGGTGATCGAAGCGGAGACTGGTTGTATGAAGCGTTGCATGCGTTCGGGTTTGCCAACCAGCCGGATTCGACCCACCGGGAGGATGGGCTCACGCTGAAGGATTGTTATGTCGCAGCGGTGGTACGCTGTGCCCCTCCGGCCAATAAACCCACAAAAGACGAATTCGCTGCCTGCCGTCCCTATTTGCAGGAAGAAATACGATTATTGCGGCGGGTCAAAGTTGTTGTGGCGCTTGGGAAGATTGCCTTTGATGAATACTTGCGAACCTGCCGAATCATGGGTTGTCAGATGCCTTCTCCCGGACCGAAGTTCAGCCATGGGGCTCAATATGCCTTATCCTGGGGTGTGACCCTGGTCGGGTCTTACCATCCCAGTCAGCAAAATACCTTTACGGGTACACTCACCCGTCCCATGTTTCATGGGATTTTTAGCACGGTTCGCAAGCTGCTTACACCATCCTGA
- the fsa gene encoding fructose-6-phosphate aldolase: MKLYLDTGSVKEIREAASYGLVDGITTNPSLVSKEGRDFKELLLEICGIVDGPISAEVVSVEAAAMVKEGKELAKIHKNIVVKCPLIPEGLKATKQLSSEGIRVNVTLCFSPTQALLAAKAGAWCVSPFIGRLDDISSNGMELIRQILTIYENYNFATQVLVASVRHPQHVVEAALTGGHICTMPFGVFQQLVKHPLTDNGLKKFLSDWEARPSSKT; encoded by the coding sequence ATGAAGCTGTATCTCGATACCGGAAGTGTCAAAGAGATCCGTGAAGCGGCCAGTTATGGCCTGGTAGACGGCATCACCACCAACCCTTCGCTTGTCTCAAAAGAAGGGCGTGATTTCAAGGAACTCCTCCTGGAAATTTGCGGAATTGTGGATGGGCCCATCAGCGCTGAAGTGGTCAGTGTTGAGGCTGCGGCCATGGTCAAGGAAGGAAAAGAATTAGCGAAGATTCACAAAAATATTGTGGTAAAATGTCCACTCATTCCGGAAGGGCTCAAGGCCACCAAGCAACTGTCCAGCGAAGGAATCCGGGTCAACGTCACATTATGCTTCTCGCCAACTCAAGCCTTATTGGCCGCCAAAGCCGGGGCATGGTGCGTGTCGCCGTTCATAGGCCGATTGGACGACATCAGTTCCAATGGCATGGAGCTCATTCGACAAATCCTGACGATCTATGAAAACTATAATTTCGCCACACAGGTTCTCGTCGCCAGCGTTCGCCACCCCCAACATGTCGTCGAAGCGGCTCTGACCGGCGGGCATATTTGCACGATGCCCTTTGGCGTATTTCAACAGCTCGTCAAACATCCGTTAACAGATAATGGTTTAAAAAAGTTTCTCTCGGATTGGGAAGCCAGGCCCTCCAGCAAGACCTGA
- the pgl gene encoding 6-phosphogluconolactonase: protein MSRTIIITPTIDELFKVAAKEIVAVVLDCRRAGRDCRVALAGGSTPRGLYRLLTGAPYRTQISWDHLRVFWGDERTVPPDHQDSNFRMAKEALLSHVPIPSDQVFRIQGEVPAEEAAARYQTVLQEQFNLSSGEVPQFDLIVLGMGPDGHTASLFPGTSAVAESKQLVSAPWVEKLQTHRVTLTPPVLNAAKHVVFLVSGVDKATALQVVLEGPADPARFPAQVVNPPTGHLLWLVNQDAAGLLKRESMTSRR from the coding sequence TTGTCCCGGACGATTATCATTACACCAACAATCGACGAATTGTTTAAGGTTGCCGCCAAGGAAATTGTGGCGGTGGTGCTGGACTGTCGGAGAGCCGGTCGCGACTGTCGTGTGGCTTTGGCGGGTGGGTCCACCCCTCGAGGATTATACCGGCTCCTGACGGGTGCCCCCTACCGGACTCAGATCTCTTGGGACCACCTTCGGGTTTTTTGGGGAGATGAGCGCACAGTCCCTCCGGATCACCAAGACAGTAATTTCCGCATGGCCAAGGAGGCGCTTTTATCTCACGTGCCCATCCCCTCTGATCAGGTATTTCGGATTCAAGGCGAAGTACCCGCCGAGGAAGCTGCGGCTCGCTATCAAACTGTCTTGCAGGAACAATTCAATCTGTCATCAGGAGAGGTTCCACAGTTCGATCTGATCGTATTGGGTATGGGCCCGGATGGGCATACGGCGTCATTGTTTCCTGGAACCTCGGCTGTGGCAGAGTCCAAACAGCTGGTGTCGGCGCCGTGGGTCGAGAAATTACAGACCCACCGGGTGACGTTGACCCCACCGGTTCTAAATGCAGCGAAGCACGTGGTTTTTTTGGTCAGTGGAGTGGATAAAGCGACGGCCTTACAGGTCGTGTTGGAAGGGCCGGCAGATCCTGCCCGCTTTCCCGCCCAAGTCGTGAATCCTCCGACAGGTCACTTGCTATGGTTGGTCAATCAGGATGCGGCTGGCCTATTGAAGAGAGAATCGATGACGTCACGTAGGTGA
- a CDS encoding paraslipin, with translation MSGELLVMLVLALLAFIILSKTAIVVPQQSAYVVERLGKYSSTLNAGLHILIPFLDVIRYKHTLKEMALDVPEQICITRDNVQVGVDGVLYIKVLDAERASYGITDYRFAISQLAQTTLRSEIGKIDLDKTFEERTTINISVVNELDKASSPWGAKVLRYEIRNINPPKDVLSAMEKQMRAEREKRAVVLASEGQRDAAINEAEGDKQQVIKASEAKRQQQINEAEGEASAILAIATATSEGIRKVAEAIQLPGGFEAVQLRVAEQYIGEFGELAKASNTLVLPASVSDVGSMIALAMNVINQKPATAPKLS, from the coding sequence ATGTCGGGTGAATTACTGGTTATGCTTGTACTCGCCTTACTGGCTTTTATTATCCTGTCAAAAACGGCCATCGTGGTTCCTCAACAAAGCGCCTATGTCGTTGAACGGTTAGGAAAATATTCGTCAACCTTAAACGCCGGACTTCACATCCTTATCCCATTTTTAGATGTGATTCGCTACAAACACACCTTAAAAGAAATGGCCCTGGACGTCCCCGAACAAATTTGCATTACCAGGGATAATGTGCAGGTCGGAGTGGACGGGGTCTTGTATATCAAAGTCCTGGATGCCGAACGGGCTTCCTATGGGATTACCGATTACCGGTTCGCCATTTCTCAGCTTGCCCAAACGACGCTTCGCAGTGAGATCGGAAAAATTGACCTGGATAAGACCTTCGAAGAACGGACCACGATCAACATTTCGGTCGTGAACGAGTTGGACAAAGCTTCCTCTCCCTGGGGTGCCAAAGTCCTTCGATACGAGATTCGTAATATCAACCCGCCCAAAGACGTGCTCAGCGCAATGGAAAAACAAATGCGGGCTGAACGGGAAAAACGCGCGGTGGTACTCGCGTCCGAAGGTCAACGGGATGCGGCCATTAACGAAGCTGAGGGAGACAAGCAGCAGGTCATCAAAGCATCTGAAGCGAAACGACAGCAACAAATCAACGAAGCCGAAGGAGAGGCCTCAGCCATTCTCGCGATTGCGACCGCCACATCCGAGGGTATTCGAAAAGTTGCCGAAGCGATTCAACTCCCCGGCGGATTTGAGGCGGTTCAGCTTCGTGTGGCCGAGCAATATATCGGGGAATTTGGGGAATTAGCGAAAGCCAGTAACACCCTTGTGCTCCCAGCTTCCGTGTCGGACGTGGGCTCGATGATTGCGCTGGCCATGAATGTCATCAATCAAAAACCAGCGACTGCCCCAAAGCTTTCCTAA
- a CDS encoding NfeD family protein, producing MLWWHWSIMGLILIGLEILTLGGLGNFYFLFFGVAALMVSALTWVSLTEAAWLQWLCFVFFGIISLFAMKKPLQETGFIRDKDEVPVDSMVGEFATLLENLDAQRIGKVELHGTSWTARNAGTSTLGKGSQAKVIRVEGLTLWIQADPISQEESHVG from the coding sequence ATGCTTTGGTGGCATTGGTCGATAATGGGTTTGATCCTAATCGGGTTGGAAATCCTCACCCTGGGAGGTCTCGGCAACTTTTATTTTCTGTTTTTCGGGGTAGCGGCGTTGATGGTGAGTGCCCTCACCTGGGTAAGCTTGACCGAAGCCGCCTGGCTGCAATGGTTGTGTTTCGTGTTCTTCGGCATCATCTCGCTCTTTGCCATGAAGAAACCCCTTCAAGAAACGGGCTTCATCAGGGACAAGGATGAGGTTCCGGTGGATTCCATGGTTGGAGAGTTTGCCACTCTTCTGGAAAATCTTGATGCCCAACGAATAGGAAAGGTGGAACTCCATGGAACCAGCTGGACCGCCCGCAATGCCGGAACGTCAACCCTAGGCAAAGGTTCGCAAGCCAAAGTTATCAGAGTTGAAGGGTTGACACTCTGGATTCAGGCAGATCCGATTTCACAGGAGGAATCTCATGTCGGGTGA